AATATTAAATGCTATTGGCCAAACACAAATGTTGAGAGCGTGATTTAAAACACGCTAAGGGAATTTTTTTTGACAAAAAACGCTGAATAacgccgggggggggggggctgaTTTGGCGTGATTGGGGGGAGAAAACGCCCAAATATAGCCCACTACGGATGGTCTAAGAGTTATCGAGCCATATGTCAGCTTTAATTGTTGTAGTTACCTATGATGCCTACGAGAAACTTTAATTGTTGTAGTTACCTATGATGCCTACGAGAAACTTTACCTCGTATCAAGTACTTCATCCATGTGGGTCAGTGGTTGTTTCCATCTCGGTGAAGGCTTGGTCTGGGGTTTTACTCGGGTTTGAGTCTGAGCGGGGCGCAGTTTTACCTATTCCATGGGGTTTCTACGCATCAGGGATGTGCTACGCTTTCTAGCGGTGGTCGAGTAGTCGGCCTTTGAACATAGCTCCGAAAGGGTGGATTTACACGTGAAAAACAGTTAGCCGTTCAAGAAAAAAGTACTTCATCCATGTGCCTTATATATCAAAAGTCTTCATGGTTTGGTACTTGGTATAAAGTCTTCATGGTTTGGTAGTTGGTATCTTTGGTTGCAAAACAGGGGCTCCGAGTCCGACTACTTCCCAAATAGTCGTTACAAAGTAGGTTGTTAAAACGACTTTCTTCAACTCCATCTGATTACTCGAAATAGATCAAACGCGATCAACCTTGGCAAGAATCCAATCTAGTAGCTCAactcgggccgagtttgacttaaaaaaataaaacatagtATCTATGTGTATCACATTAAAGAataagaatgaatatcattttcatgtattttgttataaatattagtaaacttatgttaattgacatatatttaatttcagaaaattaatttctttataatttaacatgtccgactACTCCTCGAGTACTCTCCCCTTaaaccgagtactctcaactccccggtcaaTTGACTAGCAAGCGACTAACGACTTTTCCAACCATAGTTTCTAGAATAAAATAGAAAGGTATAAACGAAGATCGAATTAAATCTATTATATCTTGAAGGTTGCAGtcctaaaaaaagaaaaaagaaattgTCAGGTATAAGTTTGTTACTCCATCACTTATACGGAATATGGGCCAACTTATTTTCCCTAAAGccctattattattattcttaatttctttttttttttttgtttcattgACCTCTGTGTTCACAGGTTCTGCAGGGCCCAACCAAGAAATTGCTGACTTGATCCCCGGACTCAAAGCAGTTCGACTAGGTGACTTACCTAGTGGAGTTGTATTGGGAAATCTCGAATCACCATTCGCAACCATGCTACATAAAATGGGAAGATCCCTAGCACGAGCAACCGCGGTTCCCATAAATTCTTTCCAAGAACTAGACCCTGATCTAACCAAAAACCTCTCTTCAAAGTTGAACAATTTCCTCAACATCGGTCCATTCAATCTCATATCTGGTGAAGAATCACCGTCAAAATCTGATGAGTTTTCTTGCATGAAATGGCTAGATAATCAAGAAACAAGAACAGTTACCTACATTTGCTTTGGAAGACTTTGCAGGCCTCCACCTCACGAGCTTGTAGAGTTGGCTGAAGCACTCGAAGAGAACAAAACCCCGTTTCTTTGGGCGATAAACAAAGATTCCCATATGCATTTCCCTAAAGGTTTCTTGGAGAGAACAAGCGCTAATGGGATTGGGAAAGTTGTACCCTGGGCACCACAAGATCAAGTCTTGAATCATGCTGCTATAGGGGTGTTTATTACACACGGTGGATGGACCTCGGCCTTGGAGGGTCTTGTAGCTGGTGTCCCGATGATATGTAGACCATTTCTAGGAGATCATTATATAAATTCTTGGATGGTTGAGAGCTGGGGAATCGGCTTGAGAATCCAAGGTGGGAAGTTCACAAAACATGCGACGCGTTGTGCTTTGGAACAAGCTCTCTCGCTGTCTAAAAACCGAGATGAGAGAATTGAAGGTTTGAGAGATCTTGCTTACAAGGCTGTCGCGAATGGAAGTTCTGATAAAAATTTCAAAACTTTGGTAGAGGTGGTCACCGGTGTGACCATGCCCTTTGAATGAACTTTATTGAATTACTCTTAACTGTAATTCGATAGTTATGTTCTTAATGTTATATATAAGAACTTCAATAAGAAAACAGCTTTATGGGGCTGAATATATATGATAAGAATGTAACCTTAGCGAAACATTATTAAGGAAGCCATGTTTAATAATATATATCTTTTTAATCGTGATTTTTAATGTTTTGTGGGTGAAAACCTGTCGATCATCTCCACaagaatataaatatataatcttaCATATGATCTAGATTTTGACCTTAGTATGTACGATTCAGATCTTATCCAATTATTTTTTAAACGGACAAAGTTATTTAAAAAACTGGTCTAATAAGAAACTATAGATCACAGGAGACCATGAATTCAACCCATCAATCAAGAACAAAATAACAATCGAACAAAGAACAAAAGAGAGGGATTAACCCTAATATGCAATTGTATTAATAAGTGAACAATAGAACCTGATTGTTACAAGATGCGAGATACAAGATTCCATATTACAATAACAAATGAAAATCCTAAACTATTTATAGACTTCAATGGGTGCGAGTGTAGAGTCGTGTCCTTTCACGAATAGTCACGTCTCTAAAACATGTGGTTGAGAATGATTCTGAAGAGTTGCGTCTCTTGATCCAAAAGCCACGTCTCTTCTTGTCTTCCTTGTGGCCGTCGATCTAGAGGGATGTCTCCAAGAGACACATCGATTCCTTGAGTGATGGTTACAAACTTCTGAAATGACATAATCACCCCCCGAACTTTATAACCGCCTTGTAACCGCCATCTAAATAACTTTAAAGTAGTGCATAATCAACCCTTGCACTTCTAGTCAAACTTTGATCACACAATTAAGGCCAACATTCACCCCCCTAATTGTTGATCCAAGTTTGATTCTTGAACTTTGCATGCTTCTTCCTGGGCAAACTATAATCCTATAATCCTGGTGTCATGCGTCACACACTACACCAAAAAACTTTGCGGCCTCATCCATGTCTACATATGACTGTGCAAACCATTATGTTCCCGCTATGATTCCATCAACAATCTTCAACCCTGCAAGTCCTTGGGGAATTCCGACACGAACACCGTCTCCTGCGATTGATCTTTGTGATGGCATCCTCTCTTCCTTCTCTGTATCTTTTTTCTTGGGCAATCTCTGAACCCAATATTTTTTAACTGTATGCGACTTCGTGATCAACTTCTTGGGAAATTTCTTAATGGGTGATTTTCACGAACTCGTGGATGGCTTCCCCTGCGC
This genomic stretch from Helianthus annuus cultivar XRQ/B chromosome 8, HanXRQr2.0-SUNRISE, whole genome shotgun sequence harbors:
- the LOC110873490 gene encoding kaempferol 3-O-beta-D-galactosyltransferase; the encoded protein is MEITSNNIIWEKHVAVFAFPFASHPALMLTLVRRLASAAPKVVFSFFSTEASNKALFSELSCYNIKPYDVSDGKKDHVSIRNPEEGISFFLTVAEDEFTRGVRVAEMDTGLRVSCLVVDAFVGCSGDMAEEMNIPWVAFWPAGTCSLAAHFYTDLIRHKCAPLLGSAGPNQEIADLIPGLKAVRLGDLPSGVVLGNLESPFATMLHKMGRSLARATAVPINSFQELDPDLTKNLSSKLNNFLNIGPFNLISGEESPSKSDEFSCMKWLDNQETRTVTYICFGRLCRPPPHELVELAEALEENKTPFLWAINKDSHMHFPKGFLERTSANGIGKVVPWAPQDQVLNHAAIGVFITHGGWTSALEGLVAGVPMICRPFLGDHYINSWMVESWGIGLRIQGGKFTKHATRCALEQALSLSKNRDERIEGLRDLAYKAVANGSSDKNFKTLVEVVTGVTMPFE